One part of the Thermococcus radiotolerans genome encodes these proteins:
- a CDS encoding pyridoxal phosphate-dependent aminotransferase, which translates to MIRASERAMGIEYAIRDVVLPARELEKKGIKVIRLNIGDPGKYDFQPPKHMRDAYCKAIQDGHNYYGPSEGLPELREAIVSREKRKNGVDITPEDVRVTAAVTEALQFIFGALLNPGDNILVPSPSYPPYVGLVKFYGGIANEYLTVEENGWQPDIDDMRKKINERTKAIAVINPNNPTGALYEKKTVREILDLAGEYDLPVISDEIYDLMTYEGQHVSPGSLTKDVPVIVMNGMSKVYFATGWRLGYFYYIDPENKLAEVKEAIDKMARIRLCPNTPAQFAAVAGLTGPMDYLDEYMGKLKERRDYIYKRLTEIPGISTTKPQGAFYIFPRIEERSKWKNDKEFVLDALNEAHVLFVHGSGFGYAGEWHFRIVFLPPVEILEEAMNNFEAFMRKRLGA; encoded by the coding sequence ATGATTCGCGCATCCGAACGTGCTATGGGAATTGAGTACGCCATCAGGGACGTTGTTCTGCCTGCAAGGGAGCTTGAGAAGAAGGGAATAAAGGTCATCCGCCTCAACATAGGCGATCCGGGAAAATACGACTTCCAGCCGCCGAAGCACATGAGGGACGCTTACTGTAAGGCCATTCAGGACGGCCACAACTACTACGGCCCCAGCGAGGGGCTTCCGGAGCTTAGGGAGGCCATAGTCTCGAGGGAGAAGAGGAAGAACGGTGTTGATATAACGCCCGAGGACGTTCGCGTTACTGCGGCCGTTACCGAGGCTCTACAGTTCATATTCGGCGCCCTTCTCAACCCGGGGGACAACATCCTCGTCCCGAGTCCCAGCTACCCGCCTTACGTTGGCCTCGTCAAGTTCTACGGCGGAATCGCCAACGAGTATCTGACTGTTGAGGAGAACGGATGGCAGCCGGACATAGACGACATGAGGAAGAAAATTAACGAGAGAACAAAGGCCATAGCGGTCATCAATCCCAACAACCCAACGGGAGCGCTCTACGAGAAGAAAACCGTGAGGGAGATACTCGATTTGGCCGGCGAGTACGACCTTCCGGTCATCAGCGACGAGATATACGACCTTATGACCTACGAGGGGCAACACGTTTCCCCCGGTTCGCTCACGAAGGATGTCCCCGTTATAGTCATGAACGGCATGTCCAAGGTCTACTTCGCCACCGGCTGGCGCCTCGGCTACTTCTACTACATTGATCCTGAAAACAAGCTCGCCGAAGTCAAAGAGGCTATAGACAAGATGGCCAGGATACGGCTGTGTCCCAACACCCCAGCCCAGTTCGCCGCGGTAGCCGGCCTAACAGGGCCGATGGACTACCTCGATGAGTACATGGGCAAGCTCAAGGAGAGGAGAGACTACATCTACAAGCGCCTCACGGAGATTCCGGGGATAAGCACCACCAAGCCCCAGGGAGCGTTCTACATCTTCCCGCGCATTGAGGAGCGCTCGAAGTGGAAGAACGACAAGGAGTTCGTCCTCGACGCCCTCAACGAGGCCCACGTGCTCTTCGTCCACGGCTCGGGCTTTGGATACGCCGGCGAGTGGCACTTCAGGATAGTCTTCCTGCCGCCGGTTGAGATACTCGAGGAGGCCATGAACAACTTCGAGGCCTTCATGAGGAAGAGGCTTGGGGCCTGA
- a CDS encoding LysO family transporter gives MNIFIPLIAGVLVGYVLRRKERRVNVDAPMSIALLLLIFFMGVEAGKVKIDALWLLSSSIVFAALTIAGSVGIALLVGGRG, from the coding sequence ATGAACATCTTCATCCCACTTATCGCGGGTGTTCTCGTAGGCTACGTCCTCCGCAGGAAAGAGCGCAGGGTAAACGTTGATGCCCCCATGAGCATCGCACTCCTCTTGTTGATATTCTTCATGGGCGTCGAGGCGGGGAAGGTGAAGATAGACGCCCTGTGGCTCTTGAGTTCATCCATCGTCTTCGCGGCCCTGACCATCGCGGGAAGCGTTGGAATCGCTCTCCTAGTGGGGGGAAGGGGATGA